The [Bacillus] selenitireducens MLS10 genome includes a region encoding these proteins:
- a CDS encoding peptidoglycan recognition protein family protein, with protein sequence MKLNTRFMTRNDCYQAGRKITPKGIMIHSTATPGVMAGDWFSRWNKSFRAGEIGRQVCVHAFLDDKEVWQYLPWNHRGWHAGGDANNTHIGIEICEPSGFSYRNGFQMQGYNVSAQSPYFRKAWQNAVDLSVMLCKQYGLTEKDIIDHTEGNRRGIASNHADVGHWFPKHGESIASFRAAVGRALRGGGSTVNRSTFEVGDVVEIKASASRYYPGGPTIPGWVKTDSYHKITQVQSQGRPYVKGGKTCVLLGRKVDKRNGRDTTGILTWIDRDLIEHVDPAKRGEPPEQKAPAQPTSDTIYRVQVGAFSEKRNAEAILRKVKDAGFDGFIRKD encoded by the coding sequence ATGAAACTGAACACCAGATTCATGACACGAAATGATTGTTATCAGGCAGGACGAAAAATCACTCCGAAAGGCATCATGATTCACTCCACGGCGACACCCGGTGTGATGGCAGGGGATTGGTTCTCAAGGTGGAACAAGTCATTCCGAGCAGGAGAAATCGGCCGCCAGGTCTGTGTGCATGCCTTTCTCGATGATAAGGAAGTGTGGCAGTACCTGCCGTGGAATCATCGGGGCTGGCATGCAGGCGGGGATGCGAACAATACGCATATTGGCATCGAGATCTGTGAACCTTCCGGTTTCTCGTACCGAAACGGTTTTCAGATGCAGGGCTATAATGTCTCGGCACAGTCGCCGTATTTCCGTAAGGCATGGCAAAACGCTGTGGATCTCTCGGTGATGCTCTGTAAGCAGTACGGATTAACGGAAAAGGACATTATCGATCATACGGAAGGGAACCGTCGGGGGATTGCCAGTAACCATGCGGACGTCGGCCACTGGTTCCCGAAACATGGCGAGTCCATTGCCAGCTTTCGAGCCGCAGTCGGTCGTGCCTTACGAGGAGGAGGGAGTACCGTGAATCGATCAACGTTTGAAGTGGGAGACGTCGTCGAAATTAAAGCCAGTGCGAGCCGTTATTATCCCGGTGGGCCAACGATTCCAGGCTGGGTCAAGACGGATTCGTATCACAAAATCACGCAGGTCCAGTCGCAAGGACGGCCTTATGTGAAAGGTGGCAAGACGTGTGTGCTTCTTGGCCGGAAAGTGGACAAGCGGAATGGCCGAGATACGACCGGCATCCTCACGTGGATTGACCGGGATCTGATCGAGCATGTGGATCCGGCCAAGCGTGGTGAACCGCCGGAACAGAAAGCGCCAGCACAGCCAACATCCGATACGATCTATCGCGTGCAGGTCGGGGCGTTCTCCGAGAAACGGAACGCGGAAGCCATTCTGCGGAAGGTGAAAGACGCAGGATTTGACGGGTTCATTCGGAAGGATTGA
- a CDS encoding phage tail spike protein, whose translation MIVLYSRKESTFTSNGIAVLHECQSCIVEEKLNGSYELNLTYPLSKRKAKLIEPFQVIKAAGQLFRIYHVEKDSRGHLLQVNARHVFYDLSYAFIEELVMEDVTGQGAVNAIMAEYDGSQPFNVTSTMTDTHSQYVRERSVADALFLVINRWRGELYRDNFNINLKEATPNDQGVTIRYGKNIAGIKERIQTDKVLTAIYPVGANRLTLPEKVLTNAQWDSAQYPDFKMVKKVGFQEAEDETTLRDQAYAYLQEHASLGVHYDVDLVQLDEAKAYQGFGQLLQVNVGDTVTVTHDLLGIDFKIKVIKVARDLLNGINTKVELGEPLYTLDRYMEEFRSSVDESIEKVDSSIGGIQHQLDDLHISYTIVKNLTVTADQIQVTYEVEKGSTHQFSANYDFTTDGSGKITSIQLDEVFSELLLKEVSVLDVGSTSFDITYVDGTSAVYNYTTDGSGRISSIERVEGGA comes from the coding sequence ATGATCGTGTTGTATTCGAGGAAAGAATCCACTTTCACGTCGAATGGCATCGCGGTCTTGCATGAATGCCAGAGCTGCATCGTGGAAGAGAAGTTGAACGGATCCTATGAATTGAACCTGACCTATCCGTTATCGAAACGAAAGGCCAAGCTGATTGAACCGTTTCAGGTGATCAAAGCGGCAGGCCAGCTGTTTCGCATTTATCATGTGGAGAAAGACAGTCGCGGCCACCTGCTTCAAGTGAATGCCCGGCACGTCTTTTATGATCTCAGTTACGCCTTCATTGAAGAGCTGGTGATGGAAGACGTGACGGGGCAAGGCGCTGTGAATGCGATTATGGCTGAATACGACGGATCTCAACCGTTCAATGTGACAAGCACCATGACCGATACACACAGCCAATACGTCCGAGAACGAAGTGTGGCCGATGCTTTATTTTTAGTGATCAATCGCTGGCGGGGGGAGTTGTATCGGGATAACTTCAACATCAACCTTAAAGAAGCTACGCCGAACGATCAAGGCGTGACCATCCGGTACGGCAAGAACATCGCCGGGATCAAAGAGCGGATCCAGACGGATAAGGTTTTAACCGCCATTTACCCTGTTGGTGCCAATCGCCTCACGCTGCCGGAGAAGGTCTTAACGAACGCCCAATGGGACAGTGCCCAGTACCCGGATTTCAAGATGGTGAAGAAGGTGGGCTTTCAGGAAGCGGAAGATGAAACGACACTCCGCGATCAAGCCTACGCCTACCTGCAGGAACATGCCTCTTTGGGCGTCCATTATGACGTGGATCTGGTTCAACTGGATGAAGCCAAAGCATACCAGGGCTTCGGGCAGCTCCTGCAGGTGAACGTTGGGGATACAGTGACCGTCACGCACGACCTGTTGGGGATTGATTTCAAGATCAAAGTCATCAAAGTGGCAAGAGATCTGTTAAATGGGATCAACACAAAGGTGGAACTGGGTGAGCCTTTGTATACCTTGGACCGATACATGGAGGAATTCCGTTCGTCGGTGGATGAATCAATCGAGAAGGTGGATAGCTCCATCGGAGGAATCCAGCATCAACTCGACGACCTGCATATCTCCTATACGATCGTGAAAAACCTGACGGTCACAGCTGATCAAATCCAAGTCACCTATGAAGTAGAGAAAGGCAGTACGCACCAGTTCAGCGCGAACTATGATTTCACAACGGACGGCTCTGGCAAGATCACGAGCATTCAGTTGGACGAAGTGTTTTCTGAGTTGTTGTTAAAGGAAGTGTCTGTTTTGGATGTTGGTTCCACGAGTTTTGATATCACCTACGTTGACGGAACATCAGCCGTTTACAACTACACCACCGACGGCAGTGGCCGCATTTCAAGTATCGAAAGAGTGGAGGGAGGCGCATGA
- a CDS encoding distal tail protein Dit → MMQFTFDGKKSFDDFGVAVSKRPMIPSPKRRVTFMDIPGRHSSVRHDEETYEDITVLVECNLSKRTGPLHEQVDAIKAWLFGAGEQPLIFSYEPDKAYQAQVVNAIDFTTHLRQAGSFPVLFHCRPFKVEATPTTLTYPSSGQTIQNPGSVASAPIITIVGGGSVDLTVNGQSTSLIDVQDKIILNSDLQECYNEAIQNENEKMTGPFPILMPGANTISWSGSVSQIDITPNWRWL, encoded by the coding sequence ATGATGCAATTCACGTTTGATGGCAAGAAGAGCTTTGATGATTTCGGTGTCGCGGTCTCGAAGCGGCCGATGATCCCGTCCCCGAAGCGGCGAGTGACGTTTATGGACATTCCCGGCCGTCACTCCAGCGTGCGGCATGATGAAGAGACATATGAGGACATCACGGTTTTAGTGGAGTGTAACCTTTCCAAGCGAACAGGCCCTTTACATGAGCAGGTGGATGCGATTAAAGCATGGCTCTTTGGAGCTGGTGAACAACCGCTTATCTTTAGCTATGAACCGGATAAAGCGTATCAGGCGCAGGTCGTGAACGCGATTGATTTTACCACCCACCTCAGGCAAGCCGGGTCGTTTCCGGTCCTCTTTCACTGTCGGCCGTTTAAGGTTGAAGCGACTCCAACAACATTGACATACCCGTCCAGCGGTCAAACGATTCAGAACCCTGGGTCAGTGGCAAGTGCACCGATCATCACAATTGTTGGCGGTGGCTCGGTTGATCTTACCGTGAATGGGCAGAGTACATCACTTATCGACGTGCAGGATAAGATTATCTTAAACAGCGACCTGCAGGAGTGTTACAACGAGGCGATCCAAAATGAGAACGAGAAGATGACGGGACCGTTTCCGATTCTCATGCCAGGGGCCAATACCATCAGCTGGTCCGGCAGTGTATCGCAAATAGACATCACACCGAACTGGCGGTGGTTGTGA
- a CDS encoding phage holin family protein — translation MARELWHFAQVALVAVGGWVGWLLGGVDGFLYALLVFVIIDYLSGVMAAIVYRNLASQVGYKGIFKKVMIFFMVGIAHMVDSLVIGDGSAVRTAVIFFYIANEGISIIENAGHIGLPVPDKLKKVLAQLNGKGTDDDETEHQIHDTK, via the coding sequence ATGGCACGAGAATTATGGCATTTCGCACAGGTGGCTTTGGTTGCCGTTGGCGGCTGGGTCGGTTGGTTGTTAGGTGGGGTAGACGGCTTTTTGTACGCCCTTTTAGTCTTTGTCATCATTGATTACTTGAGCGGGGTGATGGCGGCGATTGTTTACCGGAACCTTGCCAGTCAGGTCGGGTACAAAGGGATTTTTAAGAAGGTGATGATCTTTTTCATGGTGGGGATCGCGCACATGGTGGATAGTTTGGTGATCGGTGACGGTAGTGCAGTGCGCACGGCAGTCATCTTTTTTTATATCGCCAATGAGGGCATCTCCATCATTGAAAACGCCGGGCATATCGGCTTACCGGTCCCGGATAAGTTGAAGAAAGTCTTAGCACAGTTAAACGGAAAGGGGACGGATGACGATGAAACTGAACACCAGATTCATGACACGAAATGA
- a CDS encoding recombinase family protein, with amino-acid sequence MGFRIIPAKPKEYRLQRVCAYVRVSSQLDAQGESFDQQITHYTNRFKADPTVEFVGVFSDYGVTGTTLKRPGFQAMMAEARDGKIDVIYTKAISRFARNTQAMLESIRELSALNVTVRFEKEQLDTSTGDGELMLTVLSSFAQEESENISQNLRWSIQRRFQRGELILNTDRFLGYAKVNGTLTIIPEEAAIVRRIFEAYLQGEGPHRIAKALNDEGIATVTGKRWGASSINYVLQNEKYKGDLLQQKTYTPGVRKGKRKNQGEVEAYLVKDHHEPIISKDVWQAVQEERLRRSRGHQMNKRYPASGKLHCGKCGGTLRRRTWNKGKTCESVVWQCSTYIQHGKQACEGTIVKDQALPKLDFNQRWIVEEETEDGQNHYRYTRKT; translated from the coding sequence ATGGGCTTTCGGATCATTCCAGCCAAACCAAAAGAATACCGGCTTCAAAGGGTCTGTGCGTATGTCCGGGTATCCTCGCAATTGGATGCCCAGGGCGAGTCATTCGACCAACAAATCACACATTACACCAACCGGTTTAAAGCGGATCCGACCGTCGAATTTGTCGGTGTCTTCAGTGACTACGGAGTGACGGGTACAACGTTGAAACGACCCGGCTTTCAGGCGATGATGGCCGAGGCACGAGACGGGAAGATCGACGTGATCTACACGAAAGCCATCTCCCGGTTTGCGAGAAACACACAGGCGATGCTCGAGAGCATCCGGGAACTGAGCGCTTTGAACGTCACGGTACGCTTTGAAAAAGAACAGCTGGATACAAGTACAGGGGACGGTGAGCTGATGCTGACGGTCCTCTCTTCTTTTGCCCAGGAGGAAAGCGAGAACATCAGTCAGAACCTACGCTGGTCGATTCAGAGGCGCTTTCAACGAGGCGAGCTCATCTTGAATACTGACCGATTCCTTGGGTATGCGAAGGTGAACGGCACCTTGACCATCATACCTGAAGAAGCGGCCATTGTAAGGCGCATCTTCGAAGCGTATCTGCAAGGCGAAGGCCCGCACCGGATTGCCAAGGCATTGAATGACGAGGGGATAGCGACGGTCACGGGCAAAAGATGGGGTGCCTCGAGTATTAATTACGTGCTACAAAATGAAAAGTATAAAGGCGACCTGCTCCAACAGAAAACGTACACGCCGGGAGTGCGGAAAGGAAAACGAAAGAACCAAGGTGAAGTGGAAGCCTACCTGGTGAAAGATCATCACGAACCGATCATATCAAAGGACGTATGGCAGGCCGTGCAAGAAGAACGTTTGAGACGAAGTAGAGGCCATCAGATGAACAAGCGCTACCCAGCGAGCGGCAAACTCCACTGCGGCAAATGCGGCGGGACGCTTCGAAGGCGAACTTGGAACAAAGGCAAAACGTGCGAGAGCGTTGTTTGGCAGTGTAGCACTTATATCCAACACGGCAAACAAGCCTGCGAGGGGACGATTGTGAAGGATCAGGCATTACCGAAGCTTGATTTTAATCAACGATGGATTGTAGAGGAGGAAACAGAGGATGGCCAAAACCATTACCGTTATACCCGCAAAACATAA